From the Acidovorax sp. NCPPB 3576 genome, the window CGGAGGAATCTTGGGTGGATTGGGCCGGTTCGCATTCGCGACCGCAGCCGCAGGCACGCGGGCCAGCTTGCGAGGCGGCACGGGCCGGACCGCCGTGGCTGCACCGGTGGGCCGGGGAGCTGCCCGGGCTGCCAACTGTTTCTTTTCCTCGCTGGGAAGGGCTTGGTAAGCTTCCCATTGGGCCCATTTGTCATCCACCGCCAATTTCTTGGTGGCAGCGTAGTTCAAGCGGGCCTGGCTGCGCTGCTGGAGGCTGAGATTGGCCCAGTCGGTCATGCGCCCCAGCATCTTTTCGCGCTCCTGTGGCGCCAAGGTGGGAAAGCTCGCGGACAGAGTGATCCAGCGCCGTTTCTGAGCTTCGCTGAGCATGGTCCAGCGAGAGGCGAGGGGGGCGAGCGCTTCTTTTTGCGCAGCCGTCAACGATTGCCACGCAGGCCCAGAGCCTGCACTATCGGGATCCTGAACCCGCAACTCCGGTCCGCGGGCCGTGTGTTTACTGGCAAGCGCTTCCGCCGGCATGGGGGCCACCGGCGCCATCCCGACTTGTGTCCAAGCCTGCCAGCCGCCCGCTACGAGCGCGCCCAGCAACACAAAAGCCAGCACGGCGGCTGGCATCAGGCGGGGGGCGTCCAAAGGGCTGGTCGGCATGCAATCTGCAATAAGTTCAATGATTTTGGTTGGCGGACGTCTTGAGGAATTGAAGGAATCCCGGATCGGCATACGCGGAGGGCGGCAGATCATCCGTGAGCAAGGCGGCATCTACCTCTGCCACTTCATTCACCCCTTTTTCGTCCTGCGAGACATTGATGACCACCAAGCCCACCAGCAGGGCGGTAATCGGGACGGCGGAGACCAACGCACGCCACCAGCTGCCGCCTTCACCCCCCCAGCCCAGTACCGCGCTGTTGCCCGAAGTCAACACCGCAGGCGCCGTCTGCCGCACCGGCGCGACCACCTTGCGCTTCGCAAGCGCCTGCACTCGAGCTGCACGGAGACGCTCGGAAATGTCGTAGGGAAGTTCGTCGGTGCCATCCGTAAGGCGCGCTGTGACACGGCGCGCAAAACGTTCTGCGGCAATCTCCGCAGGATGGGTAGAGGACTGGTAATTCATAGTTCGATTCCTTTCGCCTTCAGTGCTTTGCTGAGGGTCTGGACGGCACGAAAACAGTGCGTTTTGACGCTGCCCTCTGAGCAGCCCATTGCAGCTGCCGTTTCCGCAACGTCCATCTCTTCCCAGTAACGCATCAAAAACGCCTCCCGTTGACGGGCGGGCAACTCTTGAATTTCTGCCTCGATGTTATGAAAAACTTGGGCACGCCTGACCAGATCTTCCGCGCTTTGGGCTGTCTCGCCTCCCTCCGGACCCGAATAGGCTTCCAGAAGATCGAAATCGGCCCCATCTTCTCCCGGCCCTTCGAAGTCGCTCATGCTGGAAAACAACGCATTGCGTGTCTTCTGGCGCCTGAACCAATCCAGCGTGCAATTGGACAAGATCCGCTGAAAGAGCATGGGCAACTCGGCCACAGGCTTGTCGCCATAATGCTCCGACAGTTTGAGCATGCTGTCCTGAACGATGTCCAGTGCCGATTCCTCATTGCGCACGTGATATAGCGAGCGCTTGTAAGCCCGCTTTTCTACGCTTTTGAGGAAATTGGAAAGTTCTTGTTCGGTGGCCAAGACAAAGATGCCCGCTTGCGGGAGGGCGTGGTCCGCTGGCGGTAAACGTCAGCGCATGGAGTGCCGAGTTTATCGCATTGACTTCAAGTCTTTTGTGGCATGCGTGTCCGAAATGCATGTTGCAGTGCCATAATCCGCGCTGCAATTCAAAAGGCAAACGGGTTTCGGTCCGGCGCAGCAATCATCTCGCCCATGTCCGAAGCCTCAAGTTCCAAGTCGGCTTCACAAGAGTCCGCACAAGGGGCACCCAAGGTTTTTCGTCAGAGAAATTCGCAAAGGTTGATCATGGAAATCTCCAAGGCCGAAATCACTTCGGCGGCCGCTGCCACGCAGGGCTCATCGCATTCACCGTCCCAGGATCTCATGGGGTCAGAGATCCTCATCAAGTCTCTGCAAGCCGAAGGCGTGCAGTTCATTTGGGGTTATCCGGGCGGCGCAGTTCTCTACATCTACGACGCGCTCTACAAGCAAGACACCATTCAGCATGTGCTGGTGCGTCACGAGCAGGCTGCAGTGCACGCTGCCGACGGCTACGCCCGTGCGACCGGCGAAGTAGGTGTTGCACTCGTCACGTCTGGGCCTGGGTTGACCAACGCAGTGACCGGTATTGCGACGGCCTACATGGATTCCATTCCTATGGTCATCATTTCCGGACAGGTGCCAACGCCCGCGATCGGGCTGGACGCCTTCCAGGAGTGCGATACCGTAGGCATCACGCGCCCGATCGTGAAGCACAATTTTCTCGTCAAAGATGCCCGCGACTTGGCCATGACGATGAAAAAGGCTTTCCACATCGCCCGGACCGGCAGGCCCGGCCCCGTAGTCGTCGATATTCCGAAAGACGTTTCTTTTAAAAAGGTGGCCTATAGCGGTTATCCGCAGAGCGTAGAAATGCGTTCCTATAACCCTGTACGCAAAGGCCATGGCGGACAGATTCGCAAGGCCCTGCAGCTGCTCCTGACCGCCAAGCGCCCCTACATCTACACGGGTGGCGGCGTTCTGTTGGGCAATGCCACGCAAGAGTTGCGTACCTTGGTGGACATGCTGGGCTATCCGGTGACCAACACCTTGATGGGGCTCGGTGCTTACCCGGCAAGCGATCGCAAATTTCTCGGCATGCTGGGCATGCATGGCACGATCGAAGCCAACAATGCCATGCAGAACTGCGACGTGCTTTTGGCCGTCGGCGCGCGGTTCGATGACCGCGTCATCGGCAATGTGAAACACTTTGCCCAGAACGATCGCAAGATCATCCATATCGATATTGATCCTTCGAGCATCTCCAAGCGCGTCAAGGTCGATATTCCCATCGTTGGCGACGTCAAGGATGTGCTGACAGAGTTGATCAACATGATCAGTGAGTCAACCACGCGGGCCGATGCCGGTGCCCTGGCTGCATGGTGGGACACGATCGAAGGCTGGCGCAAGCGCGATTGCCTCAAATACGATCGCAGCAACCCGGAGGTGATCAAGCCGCAATATGTGGTCGAAACCCTCTGGAGCATGACCAAGGATGCTGACGCTTACGTAACATCCGACGTGGGCCAGCACCAGATGTGGGCGGCGCAATACTATCGGTTCGATGAGCCCCGTCGCTGGATCAATTCCGGAGGCCTTGGCACGATGGGTGTGGGCATTCCCTATGCCATGGGCATCAAGCTGGCCAAGCCGGATGCCGAAGTGTTTTGCATCACCGGCGAGGGCTCGGTGCAGATGAACATCCAGGAACTGTCCACCTGCCTGCAATACAACACGCCGATCAAGATCTGCGCTTTGAACAACCGTTACCTGGGCATGGTGCGGCAGTGGCAGGAAATCGAATATTCCGGTCGCTATAGCCACAGCTACATGGATGCGCTGCCCAACTTCGTGAAGCTGGCGGAGGCTTATGGCCACGTGGGCCTGCTGATCGAACGGCCACAGGATGTGGAGCCTGCCTTGCGCGAGGCGCGAAAGCTCAAGGACCGCACGGTTTTCATGGACTTCCGCACTGATCCGACGGAAAACGTCTTTCCGATGGTGCAGTCCGGTAAAGGCATTACCGAAATGCTTTTGGGATCGGAAGACCTCTAAGCCCAATCGGCATCCAGCGCTTTATTGCTAAGCGTTTCTAGCTATTCTTTGAATAGCAATTTCTCAAACGACGAATCTATTGCCTGCCGAGCTTGGCGCTTACCAGCGCCAGGGGAGGGCAGCGAAAAGAGGAATCTGCACCATGAAGCACATCATTGCCGTTCTGCTGGAAAACGAACCCGGCGCTCTTTCCCGCGTTGTCGGTCTGTTTTCCGCTCGGGGTTACAACATCGAGTCGCTCACCGTGGCTCCCACGGAAGACGCGTCGCTTTCGCGCATGACCATCCAGACCACCGGGTCCGATGACGTGATCGAGCAGATCACCAAGCATCTGAACCGCCTCATCGAAGTCGTGAAGGTGGTCGACCTGACCGAAGGCGCCTACACCGAGCGAGAGCTCATGATGGTGAAGGTGCGTGCCGTCGGCAAGGAGCGTGAAGAGATGAAACGCATGGCCGACATCTTCCGAGGCCGGATCATCGACGTCACCGAGAAGAGCTACACCGTCGAGCTGACGGGAGATCAGTCCAAGAACGATGCGTTTTTGCAGGCCATCGACCGCACCGCCATCCTGGAAACCGTGCGAACCGGCGCCAGCGGGATCGGCCGCGGCGAACGCATCTTGCGCGTCTGAGCTGTTCCCCTTACTTCATCACCCTTTTCCTAACACCCCCTCATCGATTCAACCTGGAGCCAACATGAAAGTTTTCTACGACAAAGACTGTGACCTGAGCCTGATCAAGGGCAAGACCGTGGCCATCATCGGCTATGGCTCCCAAGGGCATGCCCATGCACAAAACCTGAACGACAGCGGCGTGAAGGTCGTGGTTGGCCTGCGCAAGGGCGGAGCTTCGTGGGACAAGGTCGGCAAGGCCGGTTTGAATGTGCTGGAAGTGAACGACGCGGTGAAGGCTGCCGACGTCGTCATGATCTTGTTGCCCGACGAGCAGATCGCCGAGGTCTACACCAACAATGTGGCCCCCAATATCAAGCAAGGTGCATCGCTGGCCTTCGCACACGGGTTCAATGTCCACTACAACCAGGTTGTACCCCGCGCCGATCTGGACGTTTGGATGGTCGCTCCCAAGGCGCCTGGCCACACCGTGCGCAACACCTATACCCAAGGTGGCGGCGTGCCCCATCTGGTGGCAGTGCATCAAGACAAGTCCGGTAAGGCCCGCGACTTGGCCTTGTCCTATGCCATGGCCAATGGTGGCGGCAAGGCTGGCATCATCGAGACGAACTTCAAGGAAGAGACCGAGACGGACCTTTTCGGCGAGCAGGCTGTGCTGTGCGGCGGCGCTGTCGAATTGATCAAGATGGGTTACGAGACTTTGGTCGAAGCCGGATATGCCCCTGAAATGGCGTACTTCGAGTGCCTGCATGAGCTCAAGCTCATCGTGGATCTGATCTACGAAGGCGGCATCGCCAACATGAACTACTCGATCTCGAACAACGCCGAGTTCGGTGAGTACGTGACCGGCCCCGAGGTGATTAACGCCCAATCGCGCGAAGCCATGCGCAATGCCCTGAAGCGCATTCAGAACGGCGATTACGCCAAGATGTTCATTCAGGAAGGCCGCCTGAACTATCCTTCGATGACGGCCCGCCGCCGCAACACTGCCGATCACAGCATCGAAGTGGTTGGCAACAAGCTGCGCGCCATGATGCCCTGGATCGCCAAGAACAAACTGGTGGATCAGACCCGCAACTGAATATCGGGCGTCGCTCCAGCGATTGTTCCGCTGGAGCGAGAGCCGCAGCGAGAGGCCACTTCGGTGGCCTTTTTCTTTGTTTTCTCGCTGGGTGTGCAGGCACTACACTCCGCTGTCCGCCGATCGTTGGGATCAGGCAGTAGGACGCTAATTTTGATAGCTGCTTGCGCTGATGGCGTGGGCGCCGGAGGTTGATCTGATGCACGAGGGCAATGATTTCGCCAATGACACGCCCATGGTGGTGCGCAAGCGGCGAAAAGGTATCTACATACTGCCCAATCTGTTCACGTTGGCAGCGCTGTTCGGGGGGTTCTATGCCATCGTCATGGCCATGAATGGGCGCTTCGATCTTGCTGCCGTCGGCGTGTTCTGTGCCATGGTGCTCGATAGCCTGGATGGACGTGTAGCCCGGATGACCAATACGCAGAGTGCCTTTGGCGAGCAGATGGATTCGCTCTCCGACATGGTGTCTTTCGGGGCAGCGCCTGCACTCATTGCGTATGAGTGGGCGTTGAAGGGGCTGGGGCGCTGGGGATGGATCGCCGCTTTCGTTTACTGCGCGTGTGCCGCCTTGCGGCTGGCCCGGTTCAATGTCAATACCGGGGTCGTCGACAAGAGATACTTTCAAGGGTTGCCATCACCCGCTGCCGCAGCGCTGGTGGCGGGCTTCATCTGGTTGCTGACGGAACTCGGGGTACGCCGCGGCGAGACGAACTGGATGAGTTGGCCTCAGGTGAGTTGGACCATGTTCGGGTTCACGCTGTATGCCGGCCTCACGATGGTGACCAACGTGCCTTTCTACAGCTTCAAAGACATTCAGATGAAGAAGAGCGTGCCGTTCGCCGTGATCGTTCTGATTGCACTGGGCATTGCCATCATCAACATCCACCCACCCACCGTGCTTTTCAGCGTGTTCGTGCTATACGGCGTGAGCGGGTATTTCGTTTATGCATGGCGCAAGGCCAAGGGGCAGCACAGCAGTGTGATCAGCATGTCCACCGATGAGCCAGACGAGCGTGGGTTGCACAAATAGATCCACTGATCGAGACGCTTCGCACCTGCAAAGGGATCTCCGTTTTGCGTACCAGAATTTCAATTTAGCAGGCCCCACCATCTCTGGAGAAAAACAATGGCAGACAAGCTGATCATTTTCGACACCACGTTGCGCGATGGAGAGCAATCGCCCGGTGCATCGATGACCAAAGACGAAAAATTGCGCATCGCGCGGCAACTCGAGCGTCTCAAGGTCGATGTGATCGAAGCCGGTTTTGCGGCCAGCTCCAACGGCGATTTCGAGGCGGTGCAGTCCATTGCCCAAGCCATCAAGGACTCGACCATTTGCTCTCTGTCTCGTGCGAACGATCGTGATATTTCACGCGCAGCGGAAGCGCTCAAAGGCGCGAACAGCGCACGCATCCATACATTCATTGCGACTAGCGCCCTGCACATGGAAAAGAAGCTGCGCATGACACCGGAGCAGGTGTTGGAGCAGGCCAGGCAGTCGGTCCGATTCGCTCGCAATCTGATCGGAGACATCGAATTCAGCCCGGAGGATGGGTATCGCAGCGAGATGGATTTCCTCTGCCGTGTGCTGGAAGCCGTGATTGCCGAAGGGGCAACCACGATCAATGTGCCTGATACCGTCGGGTATGCCGTTCCCGAGTTGTATGGCAACTTCATCAAGACGTTGCGGGAGCGGATTCCCAACAGCGATAAGGCCATCTGGTCCGTGCACTGCCATAACGATCTCGGCATGGCCGTGGCGAACTCGTTGGCGGGCGTGAAGATTGGTGGCGCTCGCCAGGTCGAGTGCACGATCAACGGGCTGGGTGAGCGTGCAGGCAACTGTTCGCTGGAAGAGGTGGTGATGGCAGTCAAGACGCGCAAGGACTACTTCGGACTGGAAATGGGCATCGATGCGCAGCACATCGTGGCAGCAAGTCGGATGGTCAGCCAGACGACCGGCTTCGTCGTGCAGCCCAACAAAGCCGTGGTGGGGGCCAATGCCTTCGCGCACGCCAGCGGGATTCATCAGGACGGCGTGCTGAAGGCGCGCGACACCTACGAAATCATGCGAGCCGAAGATGTGGGCTGGTCCGCCAACAAGATCGTGCTGGGCAAGCTGAGCGGTCGCAATGCCTTCAAGCAGCGTTTGCTGGAGTTGGGCGTGCAGCTGGACAGCGAAACGGACGTGAACAGCGCTTTCGCCAAATTCAAGGAATTGGCGGATCGGAAAAGCGAGATCTTCGACGAAGACATTCTGGCGTTGGTCAGCGGCGAAAGCGCCTGCAACGAACAGGAGCAATACGGCTTTGTATCGCTGTCTCAGCACAGCGAAACGGGCGAGCGGCCACAGGCCACCATCGTCTTCACCGTGGCGGGCAAGGAAGTGCGAGGCCAATCGGATGGAAACGGTCCCGTGGATGCCTCGCTCAAGGCCATTGAATCGCACGTCAAGAGTGGCGCCGAAATGGTGCTTTATTCAGTCAACGCCATCAGTGGTTCGACGGAGAGCCAAGGCGAAGTGACTGTGCGGTTGCAGAACAGCGGTCGTGTGGTGAATGGAGTAGGCGCCGACCCGGACATCGTGGTTGCGTCAGCCAAAGCCTACATCAGTGCGTTGAACAAATTACAAAGTAAAGCCGATCGAGTCGCCGCACAGGGCTGACCATCGAATTTATAATTCATTCACTTTATTGAAAGGTCGCGCAAGGTATTGATCTTGCGCGACTTTTTTCGATTCTGTACACTGACAAACACTTTTTACCGCTTGGAGCATTCTGATGCACGTACGTCCTCGCGCTTCTTCACGTTTTTTTCGCACCGTCGCGTTTTTCGCTATGAGCATCGCGCTCGCGGCCTCCACGGTGCACGCGGCAGAGCGCAAGAAAGTGCAGGTCAAGAAGCAGGCTGCATCCGCGACGGCCAAGCAGCGTCCCGTGGCGCGATCTGCCACGGTGGTTTCTCGCAAAGCCGTGACTCGCGTCAAGGCCACCCCTCGGGTATCTGCGCGAAGCATGAAAGCGGCTACGCGCCTAGTGGTTGTGCCTGAAAAGCTTTCCTTTGGGCAAGTTGCTGGCTTGCACTCTCTTGCCGACCCTCTGGATTTGAAATCCAGCGTGGCCTTGGTCATTGACCAAGACACGAACGAAGTCTTGCTGAGCAAAAACGATCATGCCGTTTTGCCGATTGCATCGTTGACCAAATTGATGACTGGCCTGCTTGTGTCGCAAGCGCATCTGCCGATGGACGAGCCCATCACCATCACGCAAGACGATGTCGATACTGAAAAATTCAGCAGTTCCCGCCTCGCCGTGGGCACGACCCTCACACGCGGCGAAATGATGCACTTGGCGCTGATGTCCAGTGAGAACCGCGCAGCCCATGCTTTGGGCCGCACGTTCCCGGGTGGGCTGGCGGCTTTCGTGGCGCAGATGAATGCCAAGGCAAAGCTGCTGGGTATGACGGACACGCGCTATGTCGAGCCCACTGGGTTGTCCAGCCACAACCAGTCCAGCGCCCGTGACCTGGCAACCTTGGTGAACGTGGCCCATGGTGATCCAATGCTGCGCGAACTCACTACCTCTCCCAGTTACGAGGTGGCGGTGGGCCGTCGCACCTTGCAGTTCAACAACACCAATCGTTTGGTGAAAAGTCCTGCCTGGGATATCGGCCTTCAGAAGACCGGTTACATCTCTGAAGCTGGCCGTTGCTTGGTGATGCAGGCCCATATTTCGGGCCGTAAACTGATCATGGTTTTCCTGGACTCTGCTGGCAAGTTCAGTCGCCTGGGCGATGCAGAGCGTGTGCGCAACTGGGTGGAAAAACTGCCGTCCATCGGTGGCGCACCAACCCTTCACGCCATCGGTGCCAAAGAATAAAACCTTCGCTTGCGTTTCGCCTGCACCACAGGCTCGGATCAAACGGACTACGCTGTAAGTTATTGACGCGCATTGCTCTTTGCAATGCGCGTTTTTCATTTCGCAGTCTACGGAGCAACAGCCTTGTCGCGCCGGCTCAGGGAATAGCCCAAGGCTTGTGAAATCTCGCTCGCGGTCGCCTGAAGCTTGGGCAGCCAATTTTCATCAAGGCGATCCGCTGGCGCAGAGATCGAAAGGCCTGCCACCAAGTGGGCTTGGTCGTCATACACCCCGGCGGCCATGCAGCGCACGCCCAGTTCCAGTTCTTCGTTGTCCCGGGCAATGCCGTATTGCCGGGCTTTTCCCAATTCGCGCTCCAGCACTGGCAGTTGCGTAATGCTGTTGCGGGTGTGCCCAGGGAGCCCGGTGCGCATCGCGTAAGCGCGAACCCGTTGCGGATCATCCGCAGCGAGGAAAAGCTTGCCTGTGGAGGTCAGATGCAGCGGGGCCCTGCCGCCAATGGCGCGCACCACCTGCATGCCAGAACGTTCACTGTAGGCGCGCTCCACATACACGATCTCATCGCCTTGGCGCATGCTCAGGTTGACCGGTTGCTGAATCAGCTTGTGCAGATTGCGCATGGGGGTCAAAGCAGCGTCGCGCACACTCAAGCGCGCCTTCACCAAGTTGCCCAATTCCAGCAGACGCATGCCGAGGCGATAGCTGCCGGATTCCGGACGATCCACGAAACGGCCAATGGTCAGGTCGTTCAGGATGCGGTGGGCGGTGGAAGGGTGGAGTCCGGTCTTCTCGCTGATTTCCTTGAGGGAGATCGCTTCTTCGCGCGAAGTAAGCACGTCGATGAGTGCAAACATGCGCTCCAGCACCTGGACGCTGGGTTTGGCGGGTACGCCGTCATCGTCTTTTTTCATGGTGATGTATGTTGACGAGAAGCCCGCATTTTATCTTGTGAAATGCGAGAAGCCGTCTCACCACCTTATGGCGCCAGTTTCCATTCGCTGTTGATCCGCAACTCATGCGGTAAGAAGCGCGCCTTGTAGTTCATCTTCGGACTCTCTTCGATCCAATAGCCCAGGTAAACATGCGGCAGTCCCAGCGTGCGCGCCTGCTCGATTTGCCACAGTACGTTGTAGGTGCCATAGCTGCAGTGGGGCTCGGGTTCATAGAACGTATAGACGGCAGACAGGCCATCGTCCAGCACGTCCAGGATCGAGACCATCCGCAACGCACCGGGATTGCCATCCACGTCGGGTTCGCGAAACTCCACGAGCCTCGAATTGACCCGGCTCTGCAGCAAGAACTGGGTGTATTGATCGATGCTGTCGTGGTCCATCCCGCCCCCGCAATGGCGCAGGTTTTGGTAGCGCAGGTAGAGCTGGTAGTGCTCTGGCACATAGCCCAATCGAAGGACCCGCGCCTGCAGGTGGCTGTGTTTCGTCCAGGCACGGCGCTGGCTACGATCCGGCTTGAAGGATTTCGACAGCACGCGCAACGGAGTGCAGGCCTGACACCCATCACAGTAGGGACGGTAAGTGAACATGCCGCTGCGGCGGAACCCCCGTGCCACGAGGTCTGAATAGACATCGTTCTGTATTAAATGGCTGGGCGTGGCGACCTGCGAGCGCGCTTGCCGTGCAGGCAGATAGCTGCACGGATAGGGGGCCGTGGCATAAAACTGCAAGGTGTGCAGCGGCAGATCGTTGAGTTGCGTCATCCCGAATTCCCGGTGTTGGGCAGCAGCGCTGTCCAGTATACGGGCTCGAATTTCCAGGAAACTGCGGATTCCTGCGAGGCTGCCGCAACGCTTTGCAGGAACTGGGCGCGACCTATTTCGTGGGCTCCGAAAGATGCCAGATGGGCCGTGTTCTGCTGGCAATCGATGAGCGTTACACCGTGGTGCCTGCACAAGCAGACGAAAGCTGCCAGTGCCACCTTGGAGGCGTCGGTGGCGTGGGCGAACATCGATTCGCCAAAAACGGCTTTGCCCAAGGCAATGAAATAAAGCCCCCCCACCAACCGGCCATCGACCCAGGTTTCCACGCTGTGCGCGAAGCCGGCAGCGTGGAATGCGCGATAAGCCTGCACCATCTGCGGGACGATCCAGGTGCCGTTCTGGCCCTGCCGGGGCGTTCCGGCGCATGCCTTGATGACGGCGCCGAAGTCATAGTCCACACGAATTTCACAATCGGGTGAGGTCCGGAATTTCTGCAAAGTGCGTCGCAGCGAGCGGTGCAGCCGAAACTCCTCCACCGGCAACACCATTCGGGGATCGGGGCTCCACCAAAGCACGGGCTGCCCGGGACTGAACCACGGAAAAATGCCCCGTTGGTACGCGCTGTGCAGTTGCGCAACGCTGAGGTTTCCACCCGCAGCCAGCAGTCCTGGGGCCGCCGAGTCGTCGCCCCAACTGAGTTCAACGCTGGGAAATTCGTCGCCGGGTTGCAGCCAGGGCAAAGGATCGTCAGCCATGCGCGGGGAGGAAGTGGAGGATGAAAAGCATTGTCACCGACTGCGTAGAGCGAGATGGCGGCTGTCCTAGGATGATAGGTGGTGGTGCGGACTCGGGAGGCCTGTCGCCATGCTTTGTCGCCTTCGCCAACCAGATCCACAGTGAATAAAAACGAAAAAGCCCGCTATCGTGAAAATAGCGGGCTTTTTGCAGCCGAAACGGCTGACAGTGGCTCCTCGACCTGGGCTCGAACCAGGGACCTACGGATTAACAGTCCGGCGCTCTACCAACTGAGCTATCGAGGAATATCGGTTATCTGACTGACGATGTAAAAGGCCCTGCGTACACATGCAAGGCCTTGATGATTCTTGGCTCCTCGACCTGGGCTCGAACCAGGGACCTACGGATTAACAGTCCGGCGCTCTACCAACTGAGCTATCGAGGAACAAGACTTAGATTATATACACAAAAAGTGAGCAGATTTCGAGAACTCAGGTCGGCCGGTGGATCGATCCGATGCACGGAGTGGTTCCGAAGCTCAACGCCCTGGCTCCGGCCGCTGCCACAGCCAGGCGAGCACGCAGGCCATGCACAGCGAAGCACTGATGGCGACCCAGCGGGGCGCCTGGCTGAAGATGAGCACCGCCGTTGCTAGCGCCATGAGGATGCTGGCGCTCCACTTGGCGCGCCGGCTCACCTGCCCGCCGTTGGCCCAGTCGCGCAGCATGGGGCCGAAGAGCGGATGGCGCCACAGCCAAGCGTGCAGCCGTGGGGAACTGCGGGCCGCGGCCCAGCCGGCCATGAGGATGAAAACCGTCGTCGGCAGGCCGGGCACGAAGATGCCGATGATTCCCGTCACCAGGCTCAAGACCGCGAAGCACAACAGCAGCCAGCGCACTGGCAGGGGCAGCGGGGCAGGGCGTGGCGGCGGCGGCAAAGGCTCTGGCGGGGGCGGCATGCCTGGATTGTGCCTGCCGCCCCGCGGCTTGCGGCACGCTATGCTGATGGGCGTATCGACGCAGGCCGTCGGCTTTTTCTACATTCCCATGACCGTTCAAAACATCCTCAAGATGGGCGATCCGCGCCTGCTGCGCGTCGCCCAGCCCGTGACCGAATTCGATACCGACGCGCTGCACCTGCTGGTGCGCGACATGCTCGAGACCATGGAGGCGGTGGATGGCGCGGGCCTGGCCGCACCCCAGATCGGGGTGGATCTGCAATTGGTGATCTTCGGCTCGGACCGCAGAAATCCCCGCTATCCCGACCGCCCGCTGGTGCCGCGCACGGTGTTGCTCAATCCGCAGATCACGCCGCTGGGAGACGATGAGGAAGAGGACTGGGAAGGGTGCCTGTCCGTGCCTGGGCTGCGCGGCAAGGTGCCGCGCTGGTCCCGCATCCGCTACCAGGGTCTGGACCCGTATGGCGACGCGATCGACCGGACGGCGGAGGGGTTTCATGCGCGTGTGGTGCAGCATGAATGCGACCACCTGATCGGCAAGCTCTATCCGATGCGGGTGCGCGACTTCACACAGTTCGGCTACACCGACGTGCTGTTTCCCGAACTGGCGGATGCGGAAGACGACTGACCGGCAGGACCTCGCTAGTATCTGCCAGCACGCTCATTGAAAAAAGCCGCCAGAGCAATAAAGACTAGGGCAGTGTGCTATTGAATTGGTAGCAATTCGCCGCGCACACAACAAGCCCTTCATTCGGACAGGGCGTTCAGCAGTTCGGTTTCGATCTGAATCTGCCGGGCATTGCTTTGCAGTTCGGGTCCATGCACCAGAAAGATGTCTTCCACCCGTTCGCCCAGCGTGCTGACCTTGGCCAGTTGCACGCTCAGGTGGTGCCGCGAAAGGATGCGCGCCACCAGATAGAGCAGGCCCGCACGGTCGCTGGCGGAGATGTTGATGAGCCAGCGCTGGGCCTTTTCATCGGGGCGCAGGGTGACGCGCGGAGCCACGGGAAAGCTTTTGACCCGGCGCGAGACACGCTTGCGCGCCGGCTCAGGCAGGCCCGCGGTTTCGTCCTCGATC encodes:
- a CDS encoding RNA polymerase sigma factor, with translation MATEQELSNFLKSVEKRAYKRSLYHVRNEESALDIVQDSMLKLSEHYGDKPVAELPMLFQRILSNCTLDWFRRQKTRNALFSSMSDFEGPGEDGADFDLLEAYSGPEGGETAQSAEDLVRRAQVFHNIEAEIQELPARQREAFLMRYWEEMDVAETAAAMGCSEGSVKTHCFRAVQTLSKALKAKGIEL
- the ilvN gene encoding acetolactate synthase small subunit — its product is MKHIIAVLLENEPGALSRVVGLFSARGYNIESLTVAPTEDASLSRMTIQTTGSDDVIEQITKHLNRLIEVVKVVDLTEGAYTERELMMVKVRAVGKEREEMKRMADIFRGRIIDVTEKSYTVELTGDQSKNDAFLQAIDRTAILETVRTGASGIGRGERILRV
- a CDS encoding acetolactate synthase 3 catalytic subunit — encoded protein: MEISKAEITSAAAATQGSSHSPSQDLMGSEILIKSLQAEGVQFIWGYPGGAVLYIYDALYKQDTIQHVLVRHEQAAVHAADGYARATGEVGVALVTSGPGLTNAVTGIATAYMDSIPMVIISGQVPTPAIGLDAFQECDTVGITRPIVKHNFLVKDARDLAMTMKKAFHIARTGRPGPVVVDIPKDVSFKKVAYSGYPQSVEMRSYNPVRKGHGGQIRKALQLLLTAKRPYIYTGGGVLLGNATQELRTLVDMLGYPVTNTLMGLGAYPASDRKFLGMLGMHGTIEANNAMQNCDVLLAVGARFDDRVIGNVKHFAQNDRKIIHIDIDPSSISKRVKVDIPIVGDVKDVLTELINMISESTTRADAGALAAWWDTIEGWRKRDCLKYDRSNPEVIKPQYVVETLWSMTKDADAYVTSDVGQHQMWAAQYYRFDEPRRWINSGGLGTMGVGIPYAMGIKLAKPDAEVFCITGEGSVQMNIQELSTCLQYNTPIKICALNNRYLGMVRQWQEIEYSGRYSHSYMDALPNFVKLAEAYGHVGLLIERPQDVEPALREARKLKDRTVFMDFRTDPTENVFPMVQSGKGITEMLLGSEDL
- a CDS encoding DUF3106 domain-containing protein gives rise to the protein MPTSPLDAPRLMPAAVLAFVLLGALVAGGWQAWTQVGMAPVAPMPAEALASKHTARGPELRVQDPDSAGSGPAWQSLTAAQKEALAPLASRWTMLSEAQKRRWITLSASFPTLAPQEREKMLGRMTDWANLSLQQRSQARLNYAATKKLAVDDKWAQWEAYQALPSEEKKQLAARAAPRPTGAATAVRPVPPRKLARVPAAAVANANRPNPPKIPPVSDFHPTQALPVAVPAASLALPVETAPVSVPNAVPSPLAPLSAGEPAAAEAAPLAAPSQDNTPLHPPQ
- the ilvC gene encoding ketol-acid reductoisomerase, translating into MKVFYDKDCDLSLIKGKTVAIIGYGSQGHAHAQNLNDSGVKVVVGLRKGGASWDKVGKAGLNVLEVNDAVKAADVVMILLPDEQIAEVYTNNVAPNIKQGASLAFAHGFNVHYNQVVPRADLDVWMVAPKAPGHTVRNTYTQGGGVPHLVAVHQDKSGKARDLALSYAMANGGGKAGIIETNFKEETETDLFGEQAVLCGGAVELIKMGYETLVEAGYAPEMAYFECLHELKLIVDLIYEGGIANMNYSISNNAEFGEYVTGPEVINAQSREAMRNALKRIQNGDYAKMFIQEGRLNYPSMTARRRNTADHSIEVVGNKLRAMMPWIAKNKLVDQTRN
- a CDS encoding DUF3619 family protein, producing MNYQSSTHPAEIAAERFARRVTARLTDGTDELPYDISERLRAARVQALAKRKVVAPVRQTAPAVLTSGNSAVLGWGGEGGSWWRALVSAVPITALLVGLVVINVSQDEKGVNEVAEVDAALLTDDLPPSAYADPGFLQFLKTSANQNH